In Sciurus carolinensis chromosome 17, mSciCar1.2, whole genome shotgun sequence, one genomic interval encodes:
- the Cspg5 gene encoding LOW QUALITY PROTEIN: chondroitin sulfate proteoglycan 5 (The sequence of the model RefSeq protein was modified relative to this genomic sequence to represent the inferred CDS: inserted 4 bases in 4 codons; deleted 2 bases in 2 codons) yields MGRAGRGGPGSGPPPLLLLLGATLVLATGAVPAREAGSAVEAEELIRSVLSWEPHANDTREEAGLPGTGEGETLWTAPGSELASVGPGVGPEEALESSAAVTGTAWLEVDSPGLGGVTAETGSGDAQALPATLQAPDGAFGQSDSAPATSEATEASGPPSPTAFDKQSPGPELPKESPLEVWLNLGGSTPDPQGPEPTDPLQGTPEPXPASDIIDIDYFEGLDSEGRGADLGSFPGSPGTSENHPDTEGETPSWSLLDLYDDFTPFDESDFYPTTSFYDDLEEEEDXDEDKDAVGGGDLEDDSDLFVPTDKPGVGPGTGQPTSRWHAVPPQHTLGMVPSSSIALRPRPGEPXRDLASNENGTECRSGFVRHNGSCRSVCDLFPSYCHNGGQCYLVENIGPCCRCNTQDYIWHKGMRCESIITDFQVMCVAVGSAALVLLLLFNDDSLLAKKLYLLKTENTKLRRPSDKFRTPSELHNDNFSLSTIAEGSHPNVRKFCDTPRISSPNARALAHYDNVICQDDPSAPHKIQEVLXSCLKEEESFNIQNSMSPKLEGGKGDQADLEVNCLQNN; encoded by the exons ATGGGCCGAGCCGGGCGCGGGGGGCCCGGGTCGgggccgccgccgctgctgctgcttctggggGCCACGCTGGTCCTCGCCACTGGGGCCGTGCCGG CACGTGAGGCAGGAAGCGCGGTTGAGGCCGAGGAGCTAATAAGGAGTGTACTGTCGTGGGAACCGCATGCTAATGACACGCGGGAGGAGGCGGGCCTGCCTGGGACTGGTGAAGGCGAGACCTTGTGGACGGCCCCTGGCAGCGAGCTGGCCTCTGTGGGCCCTGGGGTCGGGCCTGAGGAGGCACTAGAGTCATCAGCTGCAGTGACTGGCACCGCCTGGCTAGAGGTCGACAGCCCAGGCCTAGGCGGAGTGACCGCAGAGACTGGTAGCGGTGATGCCCAGGCCCTTCCAGCTACTCTCCAGGCTCCTGACGGGGCCTTTGGGCAGTCGGACAGTGCCCCTGCCACCTCTGAGGCTACTGAAGCCAGTGGGCCACCCTCCCCCACTGCTTTTGATAAGCAGAGCCCAGGTCCTGAACTCCCCAAGGAGAGCCCCTTGGAGGTTTGGCTGAACCTAGGAGGCAGCACACCTGACCCTCAAGGGCCAGAGCCCACTGACCCACTTCAAGGTACACCAGAGC AACCAGCCTCAGATATAATTGACATCGACTACTTTGAAGGATTGGACAGTGAGGGTCGTGGTGCAGACCTAGGGAGCTTCCCAGGGTCACCAGGAACCTCAGAGAACCACCCTGATACCGAAGGAGAGACCCCTTCTTGGAGCCTCCTTGACTTATACGATGACTTCACCCCCTTTGATGAGTCTGATTTCTATCCTACCACATCCTTCTACGATGacttggaggaagaggaag gcgACGAGGACAAGGAtgcagtgggaggaggagacctagAAGATGACAGTGACCTTTTTGTGCCCACTGATAAGCCTGGTGTGGGGCCCGGGACAGGCCAGCCCACCAGTCGGTGGCATGCTGTTCCTCCACAGCATACTCTGGGGATGGTCCCCAGCAGCAGCATTGCCCTCAGGCCCCGCCCAGGAGAGC GCCGGGACCTGGCCTCAAATGAAAATGGCACTGAGTGCCGTAGTGGCTTCGTGCGGCACAATGGCTCCTGCAGGTCAGTGTGCGACCTCTTCCCAAGTTACTGTCACAATGGCGGCCAGTGCTACCTGGTGGAGAACATAGGGCC CTGCTGCAGGTGCAACACACAGGACTACATCTGGCACAAGGGGATGCGCTGCGAGTCCATC ATCACCGATTTCCAGGTGATGTGCGTGGCCGTAGGCTCTGCAGCCCTTGTGCTGCTCCTGCTCTTCAATGATGACAGTCTTCTTGCCAAGAAACTCTATCTGCTCAAGACTGAGAATACCAAGCTGCGGAGACCAAGTGA CAAATTCCGGACTCCATCTGAGCTCCACAACGATAACTTCTCCCTCTCCACCATTGCTGAGGGCTCTCACCCAAATGTAAGGAAATTTTGCGACACTCCCCGTATCTCCTCCCCCAATGCCCGTGCCTTGGCT CACTATGATAACGTTATCTGTCAG